The following coding sequences are from one Triticum dicoccoides isolate Atlit2015 ecotype Zavitan chromosome 4A, WEW_v2.0, whole genome shotgun sequence window:
- the LOC119289739 gene encoding putative inorganic phosphate transporter 1-13 yields MFTTWPARRHACSSLFCHLHGAGSALLYRVLDAVTSAKCETRRARKQVEVLEALDVAGTQLYHFTTIVIAGMGFFTDAYDLFSVSLIADLLGRIYYDSADGKLPGKVAGAVSGVALCGTVLGQLFFGWLGDRIGRKRIYGVTLKLMVVCSLASGLSFHNEPNILIFILLCLLCIKGLGNLAAGAVVLVLSARFKNTAAYETDQLGQADYVWRIVLMLGAVPALLTYYWRMKMPETARYTALIAKNLKLAASDMAAVLDIDFMSDMDAEAVVKQDEFGLFSMEFLHKHGRQLLGTTVCWFVLDVVFYSLNLFMKDIFSGIGWFGDAAEMSPLEQTYKIARTQAIIVVGGSLPGYFLTVLLVDRIGRIKIQLMGFTMMTIFMIGLAAPYKFWSKPSMHTGFAVMYALILFFANFGPNSTTFILPTEIFPTRLRSTCNGISAAGGKCGAIIGVLWFQYSQASIRSSLLLLAACNLVGVMFTLALPESKGMSLEDITGEMEEESEPPKESATVAEAEFIHSVEIS; encoded by the exons ATGTTCACGACCTGGCCTGCGAGGAGGCACGCGTGCAGCTCCCTCTTCTGCCACCTCCATGGCGCCGGGAGCGCCTTGCTGTACCGCGTGCTGGATGCGGTGACGTCGGCGAAATGCGAGACGCGGCGGGCTCGCAAGCAGGTCGAGGTGCTCGAGGCCCTGGACGTCGCCGGGACGCAGCTCTACCACTTCACCACCATAGTCATCGCCGGCATGGGCTTCTTCACCGACGCCTACGACCTGTTCTCGGTGTCCCTCATTGCCGACCTCCTGGGCCGCATCTACTACGACTCGGCCGACGGCAAGCTCCCCGGGAAGGTCGCGGGCGCCGTCAGCGGCGTGGCGCTCTGCGGCACCGTCCTGGGGCAGCTCTTCTTCGGCTGGCTCGGCGATAGGATAGGGCGGAAGCGGATCTACGGCGTCACGCTCAAGCTCATGGTTGTGTGCTCGCTCGCGTCCGGCCTCTCCTTCCACAACGAGCCCAA TATTTTAATCTTTATCTTACTATGCTTGCTCTGCATAAAGGGTCTTGGGAACCTCGCTGCTGGGGCTGTTGTTCTAGTGCTGTCTGCGAGATTCAAGAACACGGCCGCGTACGAGACTGACCAGCTCGGGCAAGCAGACTACGTGTGGCGCATAGTACTCATGCTCGGCGCCGTTCCTGCCCTGCTCACCTACTACTGGCGCATGAAGATGCCCGAGACGGCGCGCTACACCGCGCTCATCGCCAAGAACCTCAAGCTAGCGGCGTCTGACATGGCCGCAGTCCTTGACATCGACTTCATGTCCGACATGGATGCGGAGGCCGTCGTTAAGCAAGACGAGTTTGGCCTCTTCTCCATGGAGTTCCTTCACAAGCATGGCCGCCAGCTCCTCGGAACCACCGTGTGCTGGTTCGtcctcgacgtcgtcttctactCGCTCAACCTCTTCATGAAGGACATCTTCAGCGGCATCGGCTGGTTTGGAGACGCAGCCGAGATGAGCCCTCTCGAGCAGACCTACAAGATAGCCCGCACACAGGCCATCATCGTGGTCGGCGGTTCCCTGCCAGGGTACTTCCTCACCGTCCTCTTGGTCGACCGCATCGGCCGCATCAAGATCCAGCTCATGGGGTTCACCATGATGACCATCTTCATGATCGGGCTCGCCGCGCCCTACAAATTCTGGTCCAAGCCCAGCATGCACACAGGCTTCGCCGTCATGTATGCCTTGATCCTCTTCTTCGCGAACTTCGGCCCCAACTCCACCACGTTCATCCTTCCCACCGAGATATTCCCGACGCGGCTGCGGTCGACGTGCAATGGCATATCGGCTGCCGGGGGTAAGTGTGGTGCCATCATTGGTGTTCTCTGGTTCCAGTATTCTCAGGCGAGCATCCGGAGCTCTCTTCTTCTGCTGGCGGCGTGCAACCTGGTTGGAGTTATGTTCACTCTTGCCTTGCCGGAGTCCAAAGGGATGTCACTCGAGGATATCaccggggaaatggaggaagaaagCGAACCACCTAAAGAATCTGCAACGGTTGCTGAAGCTGAGTTCATCCACAGCGTGGAAATTTCGTAA